AACAGGGGGAATAATCATTCACGAAGGCAAAGTGTTGCTGCAAAGAGAACGAAACCAGCCTTATTGGTTTTTGCCTGGAGGCAGTGTAGAGGCTGAGGATTCTCCGGAGTACACGATTGGTAAGATGATATATGATTGGCTTGGTGTGCCTGTCATCAGTGAACAGCAGGTATGGCTGATCGAGAATGTGATTGAATTGCCGATCTCGCCGACGATACAAATTCATGAGTCAGGAATGTTT
This sequence is a window from Paenibacillus urinalis. Protein-coding genes within it:
- a CDS encoding NUDIX domain-containing protein → MMISYEHESIQYHTTTGGIIIHEGKVLLQRERNQPYWFLPGGSVEAEDSPEYTIGKMIYDWLGVPVISEQQVWLIENVIELPISPTIQIHESGMFFLLELPLKHPIFKKTCEFAGANKDYVYKWIPLDELERHWVVPEFVVPELKDINTANGIKHIVS